In one window of Azoarcus olearius DNA:
- a CDS encoding PepSY-associated TM helix domain-containing protein, with protein MALNRKRWFQVHGWLSLPVWAVFCFVCITGTIAVISHELTWLTNRDARAENPRGLPPQPLPALVEAVERVVPGAEIRQVMVFEPYLVTAVGFAMPGKPPAIAYVNPYTAEVQAINHGLTFIGFMRALHGWLLFPWHHSWSVGYYLVAAMSIVTLGALVTGVVIYKRFWRAYMRPQLRPAAGTRVLLGDLHRLAGAWSLWFLLVIGATGLWYLVQAVLWHSGTHVWEDPAPVALHELPLTSGEPPARIALVQALGAAQRALPEMQPRWVSFPEHNRAHYGIAGSGDNILYDAQSWRALVNPWTGEVDAVRTPAAMNALQTVAHIADPLHYGTFGGLWTKAIWFVFGLLLSAMSVTGFLIWRKRTFGAVRKPAPRHAAARVAPAEGARP; from the coding sequence ATGGCCCTCAATCGAAAACGCTGGTTCCAGGTCCACGGCTGGCTGTCGCTGCCGGTGTGGGCGGTGTTCTGCTTCGTCTGCATCACCGGCACCATCGCGGTGATCAGCCACGAACTCACCTGGCTCACCAACCGCGATGCCCGCGCCGAGAACCCGCGCGGCCTGCCGCCCCAGCCGCTGCCGGCACTGGTGGAGGCGGTGGAGCGGGTGGTGCCGGGCGCCGAGATTCGCCAGGTGATGGTGTTCGAGCCCTATCTGGTCACCGCGGTCGGCTTTGCGATGCCGGGCAAACCGCCGGCCATCGCCTACGTGAATCCCTACACCGCCGAGGTGCAGGCGATCAACCACGGCCTCACCTTCATCGGCTTCATGCGCGCGCTGCACGGCTGGCTGCTGTTCCCCTGGCATCACAGCTGGAGCGTCGGCTACTACCTGGTGGCGGCGATGTCCATCGTCACGCTCGGCGCGCTGGTGACCGGCGTCGTCATCTACAAGCGCTTCTGGCGCGCCTACATGCGGCCGCAACTGCGCCCCGCGGCGGGCACGCGGGTGCTGCTGGGCGACCTGCACCGCCTGGCCGGCGCGTGGTCGCTGTGGTTTCTGCTGGTGATCGGCGCCACCGGGCTGTGGTACCTGGTGCAGGCGGTGCTGTGGCACAGCGGCACCCATGTGTGGGAAGACCCCGCGCCGGTCGCGCTGCACGAGCTGCCGCTGACCAGTGGCGAACCGCCCGCCAGGATCGCGCTGGTGCAGGCGCTGGGCGCGGCGCAGCGCGCACTGCCCGAGATGCAGCCGCGCTGGGTGTCCTTCCCCGAACACAACCGCGCGCACTACGGCATCGCCGGCAGCGGCGACAACATCCTGTACGACGCGCAGTCGTGGCGCGCGCTGGTCAATCCATGGACCGGCGAAGTGGATGCGGTGCGCACGCCGGCCGCGATGAACGCGCTGCAAACCGTCGCCCACATTGCCGACCCCTTGCACTACGGCACCTTCGGCGGCCTCTGGACGAAGGCGATCTGGTTCGTGTTCGGCCTGCTGCTGAGCGCGATGTCGGTCACCGGCTTCCTGATCTGGCGCAAGCGCACCTTCGGTGCCGTGCGCAAGCCGGCCCCGCGCCACGCTGCAGCGCGCGTGGCTCCCGCCGAAGGAGCCCGGCCATGA
- the fhuE gene encoding ferric-rhodotorulic acid/ferric-coprogen receptor FhuE, translated as MPRFVPPPNPIPNPIPNPALTPLALVLTLICTPILATPALAQSTTPEAPRILQPVTVSADTAPDPATEGTGSYTTRVTRSATRLDLSIRDTPQSVSVVTRERIDDQGLQSITDVVAATTGVSTKVNDSSRSSFSARGFAIDNLQIDGIPTTWSTGWSAGETLTDTAIYDRVEIVRGATGLMTGAGNPSAAINLVRKHADSTVFTGAVTLGAGSWDNYFGTVDLTTPLSASGSVRARVVGSLQNQDSYVDLYHNRRETLYGVVDADLGERTRLSVGASRQENDPDASQWGGLPTWHADGTRTDWRRSATTAAKWASWASSHRTHFVRLEHQFDNGWKAELMLNHGENEGDLKLLYLYGTPDRSTGLGMGASPARYAVSRKQDDIGVHASGPFELLGRRHELAFGLMRSEQDFDATRRAAAGVSPVGNFNLWDGNYPEPAWGPESLSEAYETVQEAAYAVARLSLADPLKLIVGARVSNWTRDGQTPTARYEFDHKGVVTPYAGLIYDIDAQHSAYASYTDIFNPQNYRDRNGDYLDPLTGKSYEVGVKGEYFGGRLNASLAVFRIEQDNLAQTDAGYLVPGTSNQAYYAAQGTTSEGYEIEVAGEPAPGWKIAAGWTQFEAKDEEGDKVNTNHPRRMLKLFTTWQLPGAWEKLTVGGGINWEGENYTAVTNPVTGAAEKLKQRPYALVNLMARYQISKAVSAQLNVNNLFDKTYYSQIGFYNQLAYGAPRNAQLTLKYQF; from the coding sequence ATGCCTCGTTTCGTCCCGCCCCCCAACCCAATCCCCAACCCAATCCCCAACCCAGCCCTGACCCCGCTGGCGCTCGTCCTCACCCTGATCTGCACCCCCATCCTCGCCACCCCCGCGCTCGCCCAATCCACCACCCCCGAAGCCCCCCGCATCCTGCAGCCCGTCACCGTCTCCGCCGACACCGCCCCCGACCCCGCCACCGAGGGCACCGGCTCCTACACCACCCGCGTCACCCGCAGCGCCACGCGGCTGGATCTGTCGATCCGCGACACGCCGCAGTCGGTCAGCGTGGTCACGCGCGAGCGCATCGACGACCAGGGGCTGCAGTCCATCACCGACGTGGTGGCGGCCACCACCGGCGTTTCCACCAAGGTGAACGACAGCTCGCGTTCCAGCTTTTCGGCGCGCGGCTTCGCCATCGACAACCTGCAGATCGACGGCATTCCCACCACCTGGAGCACCGGCTGGAGTGCGGGCGAAACGCTGACCGACACCGCCATCTACGACCGCGTCGAGATCGTGCGCGGCGCCACCGGGCTGATGACGGGGGCGGGCAACCCGTCGGCGGCGATCAACCTGGTGCGCAAGCATGCCGACAGCACCGTGTTCACCGGCGCGGTCACGCTCGGCGCTGGTTCGTGGGACAACTACTTCGGCACGGTGGATCTCACCACGCCGCTCAGTGCCAGCGGCAGCGTGCGTGCCCGCGTGGTCGGCAGCCTGCAGAACCAGGATTCCTACGTCGATCTCTACCACAACCGCCGCGAGACGCTGTACGGCGTGGTCGATGCCGACCTCGGCGAGCGCACCCGGCTGTCGGTGGGCGCCAGCCGGCAGGAGAACGATCCCGACGCCTCGCAGTGGGGCGGGCTGCCCACCTGGCATGCCGACGGCACGCGCACCGACTGGCGCCGTTCCGCCACCACTGCGGCGAAGTGGGCGTCGTGGGCGTCCTCCCATCGCACCCATTTCGTCCGGCTGGAGCACCAGTTCGACAACGGCTGGAAGGCCGAGCTGATGCTCAACCACGGCGAGAACGAGGGCGATCTGAAACTGCTCTACCTGTACGGAACGCCGGACCGGAGCACCGGCCTCGGCATGGGCGCCTCGCCGGCGCGCTACGCGGTCAGCCGCAAGCAGGACGACATCGGCGTGCACGCCAGCGGCCCCTTCGAACTGCTGGGCCGCAGGCACGAACTCGCCTTCGGCCTGATGCGCAGCGAGCAGGATTTCGACGCCACCCGGCGCGCCGCGGCGGGCGTCAGCCCGGTGGGCAACTTCAACCTGTGGGACGGCAATTACCCGGAGCCGGCGTGGGGGCCGGAGTCCCTCTCCGAAGCCTATGAAACGGTGCAGGAAGCCGCCTACGCGGTGGCGCGCCTCAGCCTGGCCGATCCGCTCAAGCTCATCGTCGGCGCCCGCGTCAGCAACTGGACGCGCGATGGCCAGACCCCCACCGCGCGCTACGAATTCGACCACAAGGGCGTGGTCACGCCCTACGCCGGGCTGATCTACGACATCGACGCCCAGCACTCCGCCTACGCCAGCTACACCGACATCTTCAACCCGCAGAACTACCGCGACCGCAATGGCGACTACCTCGATCCGCTCACCGGCAAGAGCTACGAGGTGGGGGTCAAGGGCGAGTACTTCGGCGGCCGCCTCAATGCCTCGCTGGCGGTGTTCCGCATCGAGCAGGACAACCTCGCCCAGACCGATGCCGGCTACCTGGTGCCGGGCACCAGCAACCAGGCCTACTACGCGGCCCAGGGCACCACCAGCGAAGGCTACGAGATCGAGGTCGCCGGCGAACCCGCACCGGGCTGGAAGATTGCCGCCGGCTGGACCCAGTTCGAAGCGAAGGACGAGGAGGGCGACAAGGTGAACACCAACCACCCGCGCCGCATGCTGAAGCTGTTCACCACCTGGCAGCTGCCCGGCGCCTGGGAAAAGCTCACCGTCGGCGGCGGCATCAACTGGGAAGGCGAGAACTACACCGCGGTCACCAACCCGGTGACCGGCGCCGCGGAAAAGCTGAAGCAGCGCCCGTATGCGCTGGTGAACCTGATGGCGCGCTACCAGATCAGCAAGGCGGTTTCGGCCCAGCTCAACGTCAACAACCTGTTCGACAAGACCTATTACAGCCAGATCGGCTTCTACAACCAGCTCGCCTACGGCGCCCCCCGCAACGCCCAGCTGACGCTGAAGTACCAGTTCTGA
- a CDS encoding dihydrofolate reductase family protein: MTRVRVESFAVSIDGFGAGPDQSLDNPLGVGGMALHEWVLPTRTFQRKVLGQEGGTTGIDDDFAARGFDNVGAWILGRNMFGPVRGPWPDLDWKGWWGDEPPYHVPVFVLTHHPRPPLQMQGGTVFHFVGDIHDALAQARAAAAGQDVRIGGGPATIRQYLRAGLIDELHIALSPVLLGRGEALFAGLDLPALGYECTAFSASEKAGHLLIQRTGA, from the coding sequence ATGACCCGCGTGAGAGTCGAGAGCTTCGCCGTTTCCATCGACGGCTTTGGCGCCGGTCCCGACCAGAGCCTGGACAATCCGCTGGGCGTGGGCGGCATGGCGCTGCATGAGTGGGTGCTGCCCACGCGCACCTTCCAGCGCAAGGTGTTGGGCCAGGAAGGCGGCACCACCGGCATCGACGACGACTTCGCCGCACGCGGCTTCGACAACGTCGGCGCCTGGATACTCGGGCGCAACATGTTCGGCCCGGTGCGCGGGCCGTGGCCAGACCTGGACTGGAAAGGCTGGTGGGGCGACGAGCCGCCCTACCATGTGCCGGTGTTCGTGCTCACCCACCATCCGCGCCCGCCGCTGCAGATGCAGGGCGGAACCGTCTTCCACTTCGTCGGCGACATCCACGACGCGCTGGCCCAGGCGCGCGCCGCCGCCGCAGGGCAGGACGTGCGCATCGGCGGCGGCCCGGCGACCATCCGCCAGTACCTTCGCGCCGGGCTGATCGACGAGTTGCACATCGCCCTCTCCCCGGTGCTGCTGGGGCGCGGCGAAGCGCTGTTCGCCGGGCTGGACCTGCCGGCGCTCGGCTACGAGTGCACCGCCTTCAGCGCCTCGGAGAAGGCCGGCCACCTGCTGATACAGCGCACGGGCGCCTGA